The following coding sequences lie in one Pontibacter sp. G13 genomic window:
- a CDS encoding aspartate carbamoyltransferase catalytic subunit, giving the protein MALSTRHLLGIKYVTAGDIQTILDTADNFKEVINRPIKKVPSLRDITIANLFFENSTRTRISFELAEKRLSADVVNFSASSSSVKKGETLLDTVNNILAMKVDMVVMRHPMPGAPVFLSKHIPAQIVNAGDGTHEHPTQALLDAYSIREQLGDLKGANIAIVGDITHSRVALSNIFLLTKMGANVRLCGPPTLIPKHIESLGVEVDYNLKRTLEWADVANMLRIQLERQDIKFFPSLREYSMQYQLNLPLLESLGKKLVVMHPGPINRGVEITSEVADHENAIILDQVQNGVAVRMAVLYLLAGQKGD; this is encoded by the coding sequence ATGGCGTTAAGCACACGGCATTTGTTGGGCATCAAGTATGTCACGGCGGGGGACATCCAGACCATCCTGGATACGGCTGACAATTTCAAGGAAGTCATCAACCGTCCGATCAAGAAGGTACCTTCCCTTCGCGACATTACGATCGCCAATTTGTTTTTCGAGAACTCTACCCGAACTCGAATTTCTTTCGAATTGGCAGAAAAGCGGCTTTCCGCGGATGTTGTCAACTTCTCCGCATCCTCCTCTTCGGTGAAGAAGGGAGAGACCTTGCTCGATACCGTCAACAACATCTTGGCGATGAAGGTGGATATGGTGGTCATGCGTCATCCCATGCCCGGAGCACCCGTTTTCTTGAGCAAGCACATCCCCGCGCAGATCGTCAATGCTGGAGATGGTACACACGAGCACCCCACCCAAGCTTTGTTGGATGCCTACTCCATCCGCGAGCAATTGGGAGATCTCAAAGGGGCCAATATTGCCATCGTTGGAGATATCACGCATAGCCGTGTAGCACTCTCCAACATTTTCCTCCTCACCAAGATGGGCGCCAATGTCCGCCTCTGTGGACCGCCGACCTTGATTCCCAAGCATATCGAAAGTCTCGGCGTTGAGGTGGACTACAATTTGAAACGCACCCTCGAATGGGCAGATGTCGCCAATATGCTCCGTATCCAATTGGAGCGGCAAGACATCAAATTCTTCCCATCTCTTCGTGAATATTCCATGCAATACCAACTCAACCTTCCCCTGCTGGAAAGCCTTGGGAAAAAGTTGGTCGTCATGCACCCAGGCCCCATCAATCGAGGCGTGGAAATCACTTCCGAAGTTGCCGATCACGAGAATGCCATCATCTTGGATCAGGTCCAAAATGGAGTGGCCGTTCGGATGGCAGTCTTGTACCTGCTTGCCGGACAAAAAGGAGACTAA
- a CDS encoding LptF/LptG family permease, which translates to MKRIDWLVLRMYMGPFIMGLAIILFMLVLQFMSLYLDDIAGKGLSVWILFKFFYYAGGRLLLNALPIAVLVAGLMTFGSLGEHYELASIKSCGISLLKAMRSLIVLGVAITGIAIWISFDLIPQANLKFFSLYYDVQRKKADVAIEPGHFYSDIDNYVIRVSDKNLETGTLYDIMIYDHTENRGNNDLIVADSARMNLRGKTMQMTLYNGIRYEEYKSEAGKPNSYPHGRTKFDSLYYRFVLKGFDLQNTDESRFRHQVTMPMKRLQGALDSLESLKDRNHFKSLKQVGRYNKMDTAYFMGTVDTVAVPDTAVWSTPSVVEQGDFLDSVKVEDRLDLLNRAVVNARAVKSYVEFMVKKEEDQKKADMRYQYEYYNRYALPFNCLVFLLIGVSMGAIIQKGGLGAPALVAIVLFFLFYVLTTNGRKFAKEGVFEPWLGAWFSVIIFTPIAIYITYSAVTDSPLFNESFWGSVRDSITNSIRNLFKKKTRELDAGDDSV; encoded by the coding sequence TTGAAACGCATAGACTGGTTGGTTCTCCGGATGTACATGGGCCCATTTATCATGGGGCTTGCGATCATCCTCTTCATGTTGGTCCTTCAATTCATGTCTCTCTACCTCGACGACATCGCTGGTAAAGGACTGAGTGTGTGGATTCTATTCAAATTTTTCTATTACGCAGGAGGCCGATTACTCCTCAATGCTTTGCCGATCGCGGTGCTCGTGGCAGGCTTGATGACTTTCGGGAGTTTGGGGGAACACTATGAATTGGCTTCTATCAAATCATGTGGAATCTCCCTGCTCAAGGCCATGAGATCACTCATCGTTTTGGGGGTGGCTATCACGGGGATCGCCATTTGGATTTCCTTTGATTTGATTCCACAAGCCAATCTGAAATTTTTCAGCCTCTACTACGATGTCCAGCGGAAGAAGGCTGATGTCGCCATAGAACCCGGCCATTTCTACTCAGATATCGACAACTATGTGATCCGTGTGTCAGACAAGAACCTCGAGACGGGGACGCTGTATGACATCATGATTTATGATCACACCGAAAATAGAGGCAACAACGACCTGATCGTTGCCGATTCTGCCCGTATGAATCTGCGCGGAAAAACCATGCAGATGACGCTTTACAACGGGATTCGATATGAAGAATACAAGAGCGAAGCCGGCAAACCCAATTCCTATCCGCATGGTCGGACCAAGTTCGACTCCCTTTACTACCGATTTGTCCTAAAGGGATTCGACCTCCAAAATACCGACGAATCGAGGTTCCGCCATCAAGTCACCATGCCGATGAAAAGGCTTCAGGGCGCACTTGATAGTCTCGAATCGCTCAAGGATCGGAATCACTTCAAGTCCCTCAAACAGGTTGGTCGCTACAACAAGATGGATACCGCCTACTTCATGGGGACGGTGGATACAGTTGCAGTACCGGATACTGCGGTCTGGTCTACCCCCAGTGTGGTCGAACAAGGCGATTTTCTCGATAGCGTGAAAGTGGAAGATCGACTGGATCTGCTCAATCGGGCCGTCGTGAACGCAAGAGCTGTAAAAAGCTATGTGGAGTTCATGGTCAAGAAGGAAGAAGACCAGAAGAAAGCCGACATGCGGTACCAGTATGAGTACTACAACCGGTATGCACTGCCATTCAACTGCTTGGTATTTCTGCTGATTGGCGTTTCGATGGGAGCCATCATCCAGAAGGGTGGTTTGGGAGCCCCTGCTTTGGTGGCAATTGTGCTGTTCTTCCTGTTTTATGTCCTGACGACCAATGGCCGTAAGTTCGCCAAGGAAGGAGTATTCGAACCTTGGCTGGGAGCTTGGTTCTCGGTGATCATCTTCACGCCGATTGCCATTTACATCACCTATAGTGCCGTGACGGATTCTCCGCTCTTCAATGAGAGTTTTTGGGGTTCGGTCCGAGATTCGATTACCAACTCCATTCGCAACTTATTCAAGAAGAAGACGCGAGAACTGGATGCTGGGGACGATTCGGTCTGA
- a CDS encoding glycosyl transferase family 90, whose protein sequence is MKFLYYLRNVGLSFMPQSYFRWRYRRLKAQLAQYHPQAIQDRVDYYVKPNTEFDVSSKAVAVKNYERTGGSAYYFDLKEFLYYFEQNTRFAFHFGDETHIESSPTLFKARPIAGDNANSVLFKLNKHRHFRFVDDKLSFREKRDQLVWRGGAYQPHRKRFIEAYWEHPMCNAGQTNKPVEDVPWQKEFMSISEQLQYKFILCIEGNDVATNLKWAMSSNSLVIMPKPKFETWFMEGKLEAGVHYAQIRDDYSDLEETLQYYIDHPAEAESIIAGANAYVQQFQDEDLENLLCLMVLEKYAALSGQKAGILAK, encoded by the coding sequence ATGAAGTTTCTGTATTATCTCCGCAACGTAGGCCTATCGTTCATGCCCCAGTCATATTTCCGTTGGAGATATCGCAGACTGAAGGCACAGTTAGCTCAATACCATCCTCAAGCGATTCAGGATCGGGTCGATTACTATGTCAAGCCCAATACGGAATTTGACGTTTCGTCCAAGGCTGTGGCGGTGAAAAACTATGAGCGCACCGGCGGAAGCGCCTATTACTTCGACCTGAAGGAATTTCTGTATTACTTCGAGCAGAATACCCGTTTTGCATTCCACTTTGGGGATGAAACCCATATTGAGTCCTCCCCTACCCTCTTCAAGGCGCGCCCCATCGCTGGCGATAATGCCAACTCTGTCCTATTCAAACTCAACAAGCACAGGCATTTTCGATTCGTAGACGACAAGCTCAGCTTCCGGGAAAAGCGGGATCAACTGGTCTGGCGCGGAGGAGCGTATCAACCCCACAGAAAGCGGTTTATCGAAGCGTATTGGGAGCATCCGATGTGCAATGCAGGACAAACCAACAAACCCGTGGAAGATGTCCCCTGGCAAAAGGAGTTCATGAGTATCTCCGAGCAGCTGCAATACAAGTTTATCCTCTGCATCGAGGGCAATGATGTAGCCACCAATCTCAAATGGGCGATGTCCTCCAATTCCCTCGTCATCATGCCCAAACCCAAATTCGAGACCTGGTTCATGGAGGGAAAACTGGAAGCGGGTGTACATTATGCCCAAATCCGCGATGACTATTCTGACCTCGAAGAGACCCTCCAATACTATATCGATCACCCTGCAGAAGCTGAATCCATCATTGCCGGGGCGAATGCCTATGTCCAACAATTTCAGGATGAAGACCTTGAAAATCTTTTGTGCCTGATGGTCTTGGAGAAATATGCAGCACTTTCTGGACAAAAAGCAGGAATTTTAGCGAAGTAG
- the smc gene encoding chromosome segregation protein SMC, translating into MQLTSLEIFGFKSFADRQKFIFDKGITGIVGPNGCGKSNIVDSIRWVLGEQRTKNLRSDKMENVIFNGTKARRKSSFAEVSLNFENTRNLLPTEYTNVKITRKLYRSGDSEYLINGVQCRLKDIHGLFMDTGIASDSYAIIELKMVDEILTNKDNERRRFFEEAAGISKYKLRKKQTLRKLKDTDADLERVEDLLFEIEKNLKSLEKQARRTQRYFELKEKYKSLSSQYAFLMIRSIRDRQKQINLLEQNLVDQFTAVQAELAQKEARLADLKKELIDKEKDLSHAQSDLNGHIRRIQSVETEKSIKNERLKYLQQRELAIVNQIDNEKGQLERSQSSITQIREDLARVEKERSEQQRLEARLSGERTGLQKLHTEQQQLAESYTAQHRDIEQEQAHLTREKEIKRVQIESLQGELERAEEDKNRRSEDMDVFVEKARQLETETESLERQFQELETKKNQHEEDIRNTEDLVSKLKDAVYKTNRLVDAKQNEHNLTKSLVESLEGFPASVKFLKKNAKWIQDAPLLSDIFSVPDEYKVAFENYLDPWLSYYVVKTRKDAILSIHMLADAAKGRANFLILDELESYKPSNPLLFTQAKSAIDLIEYAPEYKKLASYLFDQLYLVANESDIPDDLPPGAIFMTRTGNVSRRQFTLGGGSSGLFEGKRLGRAKNLEKLDKEIAKLQMRLTEEKVQLDEAIRKLDGLRRVSYTRDLETLRRQLTEKQRDLHVLQTREKEHKEFLARVGKRTEDLRTELEDLRKSVVEIDPRLKMALEELQQLTSKMIQQQDLAGETQDQLNQVSQQYNQEHIRLIHLDNQFDNLQRELELKEDTIQNLLGNNSKLGEELSQVRKDTDELINSNLQDDEQMVVLYKQKKEMEDRVERFEERVGMTKNSITQVEETMSGGRKRREEIQIQQNQMKESGTDIKLELNSLRERMSVEFQVDINALDPDSLFDKPIDDYDIKEIEEQVLKIRSRVQSFGEINPMAVEAFNEMKERHDFINTQKADLLDAKNSLLNTIAEIDETARAKFLETFALVRENFTKVFRTLFQDDDKCDLLLLDEENPLESDIDIIARPKGKRPQTIKQLSGGEKTLTAVALLFAFYLIKPAPFCIFDEVDAPLDDANIDKFNNIIREFSGSSQFIIVTHNKRTMDSVNVLYGVTQQVMGVSSAIPVSYEEIMAGA; encoded by the coding sequence ATGCAACTGACCAGTCTGGAAATCTTCGGATTCAAGAGCTTTGCCGATCGGCAAAAGTTCATCTTCGATAAAGGAATCACAGGGATTGTGGGGCCCAATGGATGCGGAAAATCCAATATCGTCGACTCCATCAGATGGGTCCTCGGTGAGCAACGGACCAAAAACCTACGGTCCGACAAAATGGAAAACGTTATCTTCAACGGTACCAAAGCGCGACGAAAATCCAGTTTCGCAGAAGTTTCCCTCAACTTCGAAAATACCCGAAATCTCCTCCCCACTGAGTACACCAACGTCAAGATCACTCGGAAACTGTACCGGAGTGGAGACTCGGAATATCTCATCAATGGGGTCCAGTGCCGCCTCAAAGATATTCATGGCCTCTTCATGGATACCGGGATCGCCTCCGATTCCTATGCCATCATCGAACTCAAGATGGTGGACGAAATCCTCACCAATAAAGACAATGAGCGCCGACGATTCTTCGAAGAAGCCGCCGGAATCTCCAAATACAAACTCCGCAAAAAGCAGACCCTCCGCAAACTCAAGGACACGGATGCCGACCTAGAACGGGTCGAGGACTTACTCTTCGAAATCGAGAAAAACCTCAAATCGCTCGAAAAACAAGCGCGGAGAACTCAACGATATTTTGAGCTCAAAGAGAAATACAAATCCTTGAGCTCCCAGTACGCCTTCCTGATGATTCGCTCTATCAGGGATCGCCAGAAACAAATCAACCTCCTTGAACAAAATCTCGTGGACCAATTCACCGCTGTGCAGGCAGAGTTGGCACAGAAAGAGGCGCGCTTGGCTGACCTCAAAAAGGAATTGATCGACAAGGAAAAGGATCTTTCGCATGCTCAGTCCGATCTCAATGGACACATTCGCAGGATTCAATCGGTTGAAACCGAAAAATCCATCAAGAATGAACGGCTCAAATATCTCCAGCAACGTGAATTGGCTATTGTCAATCAGATCGACAATGAAAAGGGCCAGCTAGAACGCAGCCAGAGTAGTATCACCCAGATTCGGGAAGATCTCGCCCGTGTAGAAAAGGAGCGCTCTGAACAGCAGCGACTCGAAGCCAGATTGAGCGGGGAACGGACAGGCTTGCAGAAACTCCACACCGAACAGCAACAACTCGCAGAGAGCTACACCGCTCAGCACCGCGATATTGAACAGGAACAGGCACACCTGACCAGAGAGAAGGAGATCAAGCGCGTTCAGATCGAAAGTTTGCAGGGCGAATTGGAGCGTGCCGAGGAGGACAAGAATCGCCGGAGCGAGGATATGGATGTCTTCGTGGAAAAGGCCCGTCAACTCGAAACTGAGACGGAAAGCCTAGAGCGCCAGTTCCAAGAGCTGGAGACCAAGAAGAACCAGCACGAAGAGGACATTCGCAACACCGAAGATCTGGTGTCCAAACTCAAGGATGCGGTTTACAAAACCAATCGCTTGGTGGATGCCAAGCAGAATGAACACAACCTCACCAAAAGCTTGGTGGAGAGTTTGGAGGGATTTCCCGCTTCCGTCAAATTCCTCAAGAAAAATGCAAAATGGATTCAGGATGCGCCGCTATTGTCGGACATCTTTTCCGTACCGGATGAATACAAGGTGGCGTTCGAGAATTACCTCGACCCTTGGTTGAGCTACTATGTGGTCAAGACGCGCAAGGATGCGATTTTGTCTATCCACATGTTGGCAGATGCCGCCAAAGGTCGAGCCAACTTCTTGATTCTGGACGAACTGGAATCCTACAAACCCAGCAATCCGCTCCTGTTTACACAAGCCAAATCGGCCATTGACCTGATCGAGTATGCACCGGAGTACAAGAAACTCGCGTCCTACTTGTTTGATCAGCTGTATTTGGTGGCCAATGAGTCGGACATCCCAGATGATTTGCCTCCAGGAGCGATATTCATGACTCGGACGGGGAATGTCTCTCGCAGGCAATTCACGCTGGGGGGAGGCTCCTCTGGTCTATTCGAAGGAAAAAGACTGGGACGTGCCAAGAACCTCGAAAAACTGGACAAGGAAATTGCCAAACTCCAGATGAGATTGACGGAGGAGAAGGTTCAACTCGATGAGGCTATCCGCAAATTGGACGGCCTTCGACGAGTGAGTTATACCCGTGATCTGGAGACCCTTCGCCGACAATTGACCGAAAAACAGCGGGATCTTCACGTGCTTCAAACCCGAGAAAAGGAACACAAGGAATTCCTTGCAAGAGTCGGAAAGCGTACAGAAGATCTGAGGACCGAGTTGGAGGATCTGCGGAAATCGGTCGTAGAGATTGATCCGCGATTGAAAATGGCGCTGGAGGAATTGCAACAGCTGACTTCCAAAATGATTCAGCAGCAAGATCTCGCCGGAGAAACCCAAGACCAACTCAACCAAGTCTCCCAACAATACAATCAAGAGCACATTCGCCTGATTCACCTCGACAACCAATTCGACAATCTTCAACGCGAATTGGAACTCAAGGAGGACACCATCCAGAATTTGCTGGGCAATAATTCCAAACTCGGGGAGGAATTGAGCCAAGTCCGTAAAGACACCGACGAACTCATCAACTCCAATCTGCAAGATGACGAGCAAATGGTCGTCCTCTACAAGCAGAAGAAGGAAATGGAGGATCGTGTCGAGCGCTTCGAGGAGCGTGTAGGCATGACCAAAAACTCCATCACACAGGTGGAAGAAACCATGTCCGGAGGCCGAAAGCGACGGGAGGAAATACAGATCCAGCAGAACCAGATGAAGGAAAGTGGTACCGACATCAAGCTGGAACTCAATTCTCTGCGCGAAAGAATGTCCGTAGAATTTCAGGTGGACATCAATGCTCTGGACCCTGATTCGTTGTTTGACAAGCCCATCGACGACTACGATATCAAGGAAATCGAGGAACAGGTACTCAAGATTCGGTCCCGTGTGCAGAGCTTTGGGGAGATCAATCCGATGGCTGTCGAGGCATTCAATGAGATGAAAGAGCGCCACGACTTCATCAATACCCAAAAGGCAGATTTGCTGGACGCCAAGAACTCCCTGCTCAATACCATCGCCGAAATCGACGAAACGGCACGCGCCAAATTCCTCGAAACATTCGCGCTGGTTCGGGAAAATTTCACCAAGGTGTTTAGGACGCTTTTCCAAGACGATGACAAATGCGACCTGCTCTTGCTGGACGAAGAGAATCCGCTGGAATCCGATATCGACATCATTGCCCGCCCCAAAGGCAAGCGCCCGCAGACCATCAAGCAGCTTTCAGGAGGTGAAAAAACCCTGACCGCGGTAGCACTGTTGTTTGCATTCTACCTGATCAAACCTGCGCCGTTCTGTATTTTCGATGAGGTGGATGCGCCCTTGGACGATGCCAACATCGACAAATTCAACAACATTATCCGCGAATTCTCCGGCTCCTCGCAGTTTATCATCGTGACGCACAACAAGCGGACAATGGATTCTGTGAACGTCCTTTATGGCGTGACACAGCAGGTGATGGGCGTTTCCTCCGCCATCCCGGTTTCCTACGAGGAGATCATGGCAGGCGCTTAA
- a CDS encoding S8 family serine peptidase, with the protein MSVHVIGVILVLAAFFLFGKGIVQRSRGKSFRPLPVFLLMVAAIAVHFIMGEGGFSSRIGSLFLDFGVGMIIASTYLSRHRHHPKMFWVPGALAMIVGASALGFSYFKSWCHQDFRNRPTTIELLVELGPDDDIKEINYILKEYGAEAEKAFPNVSLADDEDLAQYYVIFVDSAKMQPMMMDLKQDTENVDQVDRNHPVYAIQPTQAEVTKKSPIKFIANDPFLEKQWYASSLAYNEVHNFLSKHKPVKKAKVAIVDTGVDQDHEDIAGVYQKSGGSGDYDKHSHGTHCAGLAGAATNNGIGVGSMNWAGEFVTLSGYPALDDQGRGTDKRVAQAIIDAANGGADVISMSLGGFSPFGAPKAQVDAIKYARNKGAIVVVAAGNSNDDARRYSPANIKGVITVSAIGEDLRKASFSNTNAKLKMPIAAPGVNILSSVPGSQYQSYNGTSMATPIVSGLVGILRAYNPDLTTEQAYQIINKTGTDGQDTKKVGRIINPLPAIHQAIQMK; encoded by the coding sequence ATGAGTGTACATGTTATAGGAGTTATCTTGGTCCTTGCTGCCTTTTTCCTTTTTGGAAAAGGGATCGTCCAACGTTCCCGCGGCAAATCCTTCCGGCCTCTACCCGTCTTTCTATTGATGGTGGCCGCCATCGCTGTTCACTTCATTATGGGTGAAGGCGGGTTCTCTAGTCGTATCGGCAGCTTGTTTTTGGACTTTGGAGTCGGGATGATTATCGCTTCGACTTACCTCAGTCGCCACCGTCATCATCCCAAAATGTTTTGGGTACCTGGCGCATTAGCCATGATAGTCGGAGCAAGCGCGCTCGGCTTCTCCTATTTTAAATCTTGGTGCCATCAGGACTTTCGCAATCGTCCCACTACCATCGAGTTGTTGGTAGAACTTGGCCCTGATGATGACATCAAGGAGATCAACTACATCCTGAAAGAATATGGTGCTGAAGCTGAAAAAGCCTTCCCGAATGTTTCGCTAGCCGATGACGAAGATCTCGCACAGTACTACGTGATCTTTGTGGACTCTGCGAAAATGCAGCCCATGATGATGGACCTCAAGCAAGATACTGAGAACGTTGACCAAGTCGATCGCAATCACCCTGTGTATGCGATTCAACCGACTCAAGCTGAGGTGACAAAGAAATCTCCAATCAAATTTATCGCCAATGACCCCTTCCTCGAAAAGCAATGGTATGCTAGTAGCCTTGCGTATAACGAGGTTCACAATTTCTTGAGCAAACACAAGCCAGTCAAGAAAGCGAAAGTAGCCATTGTCGATACTGGAGTTGATCAAGATCACGAAGATATTGCAGGCGTTTATCAAAAGAGCGGTGGCTCTGGAGATTATGACAAGCATAGCCATGGTACACACTGTGCTGGCCTTGCTGGTGCAGCTACGAATAATGGAATCGGTGTTGGTTCCATGAATTGGGCTGGTGAATTCGTAACTCTCTCTGGGTATCCTGCTCTGGATGACCAAGGTAGGGGCACAGATAAGCGAGTTGCTCAGGCAATCATCGACGCTGCGAATGGTGGTGCTGATGTGATCTCCATGTCTTTGGGCGGTTTCTCCCCATTCGGAGCTCCTAAGGCTCAAGTGGATGCCATCAAGTATGCTCGAAATAAAGGAGCAATTGTGGTGGTAGCAGCAGGAAACAGCAACGACGATGCACGTAGATATTCTCCAGCTAACATTAAAGGAGTAATTACAGTTTCAGCGATCGGTGAAGATTTGCGGAAGGCGAGTTTCTCCAACACCAATGCCAAGCTCAAAATGCCTATCGCTGCGCCAGGTGTCAACATCCTGTCCTCCGTGCCGGGTAGCCAATACCAGTCTTACAATGGTACTTCCATGGCGACGCCGATTGTTTCTGGCCTTGTAGGAATCTTAAGAGCCTATAATCCTGACCTTACGACTGAGCAAGCCTATCAGATTATCAACAAGACAGGTACAGATGGCCAAGACACCAAAAAGGTAGGTCGAATCATCAACCCACTTCCGGCGATCCATCAAGCCATTCAGATGAAGTAA
- a CDS encoding folylpolyglutamate synthase/dihydrofolate synthase family protein — MTDRRYEQTLAYLYSLLPMYQKVGNQAFKKSLDNIKDLCWDLGLPQWQFKSIHVAGTNGKGSVSSMLSSILQESGYKVGLYTSPHLASFTERVRINGEQIPQNNVVDFVNMYRHSIEQIAPSFFELTVAMAFDYFAEQEVDIAVIEVGLGGRLDSTNIIRPEISVITNISLDHTHLLGNTLPEIAREKGGIIKPYTPVIVGERHPETDEVFQELANQHDAPIHFAQDEYDLLATDFNPSDSTRTYIQPDKSGTEKSYELDLLGDYQRKNLATVLSTVDWLRADGWLIPSPSVDAGLRKVIPNAGLLGRMQLIRQTPKTLCDTAHNEAGLSAVIAQLENMEAAHIHIVWGMVDDKQHATILKLLPKEATYYFVKPDVPRGLDALTLQLMAEGQDLSGTVHKSVWSGLQSAWKHANPRDLVFVGGSTFVVADALRALEESPQD, encoded by the coding sequence ATGACGGATCGACGCTACGAGCAAACCTTGGCCTATCTGTATAGCCTGCTTCCCATGTACCAAAAAGTGGGAAATCAAGCTTTCAAGAAGAGTCTAGACAATATCAAAGATTTATGCTGGGATCTAGGACTCCCACAATGGCAATTCAAATCTATTCATGTTGCCGGCACTAATGGCAAAGGTTCTGTATCAAGCATGCTGAGTAGTATCCTCCAAGAGAGTGGATACAAAGTAGGACTATATACTTCCCCACATCTGGCGAGCTTCACAGAAAGGGTCAGGATTAATGGCGAACAGATCCCCCAGAATAATGTGGTCGACTTCGTCAATATGTATCGTCATAGCATTGAGCAAATTGCTCCAAGCTTTTTTGAATTGACGGTGGCCATGGCCTTTGACTACTTCGCGGAACAGGAGGTGGATATTGCGGTCATCGAAGTTGGACTAGGAGGAAGACTCGATTCAACGAATATCATTCGGCCTGAAATCAGCGTCATCACCAATATCTCCTTGGACCATACGCATCTTCTCGGAAACACACTACCCGAGATTGCCCGCGAAAAAGGAGGGATTATCAAGCCTTATACTCCTGTGATTGTTGGGGAACGCCATCCAGAAACTGATGAAGTTTTTCAGGAACTCGCCAACCAGCACGATGCTCCCATACATTTTGCGCAGGATGAATATGATCTCCTTGCGACAGATTTCAATCCCTCAGACAGCACACGGACGTACATTCAGCCTGACAAATCTGGGACAGAAAAGAGTTATGAGCTTGACTTGCTAGGCGATTACCAGAGAAAGAACCTCGCTACGGTTCTGAGCACGGTGGATTGGCTTCGCGCGGATGGTTGGCTGATTCCTTCTCCTTCTGTGGATGCTGGACTCCGGAAAGTGATTCCAAATGCTGGCCTACTCGGTCGAATGCAACTCATTCGTCAGACGCCCAAAACCCTATGCGATACCGCCCATAATGAGGCCGGACTTTCAGCCGTCATTGCCCAGCTTGAAAATATGGAGGCAGCTCACATCCACATTGTGTGGGGAATGGTTGATGATAAACAACATGCCACCATTTTAAAACTGCTTCCCAAAGAGGCCACCTATTACTTCGTCAAACCCGATGTGCCTAGGGGGTTGGATGCGCTCACCTTGCAACTCATGGCAGAAGGACAGGACCTCAGCGGAACCGTACATAAATCCGTTTGGAGTGGACTTCAATCTGCATGGAAACATGCCAATCCACGAGATTTGGTATTTGTGGGAGGCTCTACCTTTGTGGTCGCAGATGCGCTCAGAGCGCTGGAAGAATCTCCTCAAGATTAG